A single region of the Triticum dicoccoides isolate Atlit2015 ecotype Zavitan chromosome 2B, WEW_v2.0, whole genome shotgun sequence genome encodes:
- the LOC119363544 gene encoding LRR receptor-like serine/threonine-protein kinase GSO1 yields MTGAGVTARPVRRFSVIPAAWLLLLLVSRVAPAAGDDGDVLLEVKSAFADDPEGVLEGWSGDGGGSSDFCSWAGVTCDPAGLRVAGLNLSGAGLAGPVPGALARLDALEVIDLSSNRLTGPIPAAIGRLQRLQLLMLYSNQLAGGIPASLGRLAALQVLRLGDNLGLSGPIPKALEELRNLTVIGLASCNFTGAIPGGLGRLAALTALNLQDNSLSGPIPADIGAMASLQALALAGNQLTGDIPPELGKLSYLQKLNLGNNSLEGAIPPELGALGELLYLNLMNNRLSGRVPRALAALSRVHTIDLSGNMLTGGLPAELGRLPQLNFLVLADNHLSGRLPGNLCSGSNEAESSTSLEHLLLSTNNFTGEIPDGLSRCRALTQLDLANNSLSGAIPPGLGELGNLTGLLLNNNSLSGELPPEIFNLTQLTSLALYHNQLTGQLPDAIGNLKNLQELYLYENQFSGEIPETIGECSSLQMIDFFGNQFNGSIPASIGNLSELIFLHLRQNELSGLIPPELGDCHQLQVLDLADNALSGEIPATFEKLESLQQSMLYNNSLSGAVPDGMFECRNITRVNIAHNRLGGSLLPLCGSANLLSFDATNNSFEGGIPAQLGRSSSLQRVRLGSNALSGPIPASLGGIAALTLLDVSNNALTGVIPDALSRCTQLSHIVLNHNRLSGPVPAWLGTLPQLGELTLSANEFAGALPVQLTKCSKLLKLSLDGNQINGTVPPEIGRLASLNVLNLAQNRLSGPIPATLARLSNLYELNLSQNHLSGAIPPDIGKMQELQSLLDLSSNNLVGIIPASIGSLSKLEDLNLSHNALVGTVPSQLARMSSLVELDLSSNRLDGRLGDEFSRWPQDAFSGNAALCGSHLRGCGSGSGSGRRGRSTMHSASIALVSAAVILTIVLLVIVLVLMAVRRRGRHSGEVNCTVFSSTQGNTNRQLIIKGSARREFRWDAIMEATANLSDQFAVGSGGSGTVYRAELPTGETVAVKRFVHMDSDMLLQDKSFAREVKILGRVRHRHLVKLLGFVSQGDHGGSMLIYEYMEKGSLYDWLHGEGKKRVLSWEARLKVAAGLVQGVEYLHHDCVPRVVHRDIKSSNVLLDGDMEAHLGDFGLAKAIAENRNGGKECSESASLFAGSYGYMAPECAYSLKATEKSDVYSTGIVLMELVTGLLPTDKTFGGDVDLVRWVQSRVDAPSPARDQVFDPALKPLVPREESSMAEVLEVALRCTRPAPGERPTARQISDLLLHVTLDYYRAGEQKR; encoded by the exons ATGACGGGCGCAGGAGTAACGGCGCGGCCCGTGCGACGGTTCTCGGTAATTCCGGCCGCGTGGCTGCTGCTGCTTCTGGTTTCACGCGTGGCGCCGGCGGCGGGTGATGATGGGGACGTGTTGTTGGAGGTGAAGAGCGCGTTCGCGGATGACCCGGAGGGAGTTTTGGAGGGCTggtccggcgatggcggcggctcgTCGGACTTCTGTTCCTGGGCCGGCGTCACGTGCGACCCGGCGGGGCTCAGGGTGGCCGGCCTCAACCTGTCCGGCGCGGGGTTGGCCGGGCCGGTGCCCGGGGCGCTCGCGCGCCTCGACGCGCTCGAGGTCATCGACCTTTCGTCCAACCGCCTCACGGGCCCCATCCCGGCGGCTATCGGGCGCCTCCAAAGGCTCCAGCTTCTCATGCTCTACTCCAACCAGCTCGCCGGCGGGATCCCGGCGTCGCTGGGCAGACTCGCCGCGCTCCAGGTGCTGCGCCTCGGCGACAACCTCGGCTTGTCGGGGCCGATCCCCAAAGCGCTCGAGGAGCTCCGGAACCTCACCGTCATCGGGCTCGCGTCCTGCAACTTCACCGGAGCGATACCGGGGGGCCTTGGGAGGCTCGCTGCGCTCACGGCCTTGAACCTGCAAGACAACTCCCTGTCCGGGCCGATACCAGCGGACATCGGCGCCATGGCAAGCCTCCAGGCGCTTGCTCTCGCTGGGAATCAACTCACCGGCGACATACCGCCGGAGCTTGGGAAGCTCTCCTATCTCCAGAAGCTCAACCTCGGGAACAATTCATTGGAGGGCGCCATACCGCCGGAGCTCGGAGCTCTGGGCGAGCTCCTgtacctcaacctcatgaacaaccgCCTCTCTGGGCGCGTGCCGCGCGCTCTCGCCGCGCTCTCTCGCGTTCACACGATTGACCTGTCCGGTAACATGCTCACTGGCGGGCTCCCCGCCGAGCTCGGCCGGCTGCCGCAGCTCAACTTCCTTGTGCTCGCCGACAACCACCTCAGCGGCCGCCTTCCGGGCAACCTGTGCAGCGGCAGCAATGAAGCAGAGTCATCCACTAGCCTCGAGCACCTCCTGCTctccaccaacaacttcaccggggAGATACCGGACGGGCTGTCACGGTGCCGTGCGCTGACGCAGCTCGACCTGGCGAACAACAGCCTCTCTGGCGCCATCCCGccgggcctcggcgagctcgggaacCTGACGGGTCTGCTGCTCAATAACAACAGCCTCTCTGGCGAGCTGCCGCCGGAGATCTTTAACCTCACTCAGCTCACTAGCCTTGCATTGTACCACAATCAGCTCACTGGCCAGCTGCCGGACGCCATCGGCAATCTCAAGAACCTCCAGGAACTGTACTTGTACGAGAACCAGTTCTCGGGCGAGATACCGGAGACCATCGGGGAGTGCTCGAGCTTGCAGATGATCGACTTCTTTGGGAACCAGTTCAACGGGAGCATACCGGCGTCCATCGGGAATCTGTCCGAACTGATCTTTCTTCACCTCCGGCAGAACGAGCTGTCGGGTCTGATTCCGCCGGAGCTCGGCGATTGCCATCAGCTCCAGGTTCTTGACTTGGCGGACAATGCTCTATCCGGTGAAATCCCGGCGACGTTTGAGAAGCTCGAATCGCTCCAGCAGTCCATGCTGTACAACAACTCGCTGTCCGGCGCAGTCCCGGATGGCATGTTCGAGTGCCGGAACATCACGAGGGTGAACATCGCGCACAACCGGCTCGGCGGCAGCCTCCTGCCGCTCTGCGGGTCGGCGAACCTGCTATCGTTCGACGCCACCAACAACTCGTTCGAGGGCGGGATCCCGGCGCAGCTCGGGCGGTCCTCGTCGCTCCAGCGCGTTCGCCTCGGGAGCAACGCCCTCTCCGGGCCGATCCCGGCGTCGCTGGGCGGCATCGCCGCGCTGACGCTGCTGGATGTGTCGAACAATGCGCTCACCGGCGTCATCCCGGACGCGCTCTCGCGGTGCACGCAGCTCAGCCACATCGTCCTCAACCACAACCGGCTGTCAGGCCCCGTGCCGGCCTGGCTGGGCACACTGCCGCAGCTGGGCGAGCTGACGCTCTCCGCCAACGAATTCGCCGGCGCATTGCCGGTCCAGCTCACCAAGTGCTCCAAGCTCCTCAAGCTGTCGCTCGACGGCAACCAGATCAATGGAACGGTGCCGCCTGAAATCGGTAGGTTGGCTTCTCTCAACGTGCTGAATCTGGCGCAGAACCGGCTCTCAGGTCCGATACCGGCGACCCTGGCAAGACTGAGCAACCTGTATGAGCTGAATTTGTCGCAGAATCACCTGTCGGGCGCGATTCCACCTGACATCGGCAAGATGCAAGAGTTGCAGAGCTTGCTGGATTTGAGCAGCAACAATCTGGTGGGCATAATCCCTGCGTCAATTGGGTCTCTCTCCAAGCTGGAAGATTTGAACCTCTCTCACAATGCTCTGGTGGGAACAGTGCCGTCGCAGCTCGCCAGGATGAGCAGTTTGGTGGAGCTGGACTTGTCTAGCAATCGGCTGGATGGTAGGCTTGGGGACGAGTTCTCCCGGTGGCCGCAGGACGCCTTCTCCGGCAATGCTGCGCTCTGCGGCAGCCATCTGAGAGgctgcggcagcggcagcggcagcggcagacgTGGCCGGTCTACGATGCACTCCGCGTCGATCGCGCTGGTGTCCGCGGCGGTGATACTGACGATTGTGCTCCTAGTGATCGTGCTTGTGCTGATGGCagtgcggcggcgcgggcggcactCCGGGGAGGTGAACTGCACGGTGTTCTCGTCCACCCAGGGCAACACGAACCGGCAGCTGATTATCAAGGGCTCGGCGCGGCGGGAGTTCCGGTGGGATGCGATCATGGAGGCGACGGCGAACTTGAGCGACCAGTTCGCCGTCGGCTCCGGGGGCTCGGGGACGGTGTACAGGGCAGAGCTGCCCACCGGCGAGACGGTGGCCGTGAAGAGGTTCGTGCACATGGACAGCGACATGCTGCTGCAGGACAAGAGCTTCGCGAGGGAGGTGAAGATCCTGGGCCGGGTCCGGCACCGCCACCTGGTGAAGCTCCTCGGGTTCGTCAGCCAAGGCGACCATGGCGGCAGCATGCTCATCTACGAGTACATGGAGAAGGGCAGCCTGTACGACTGGCTTCACGGCGAGGGCAAGAAGCGGGTGCTGAGCTGGGAGGCGCGGCTCAAGGTGGCGGCGGGCCTGGTGCAGGGCGTGGAGTACCTCCACCACGACTGCGTGCCGCGGGTGGTGCACAGGGACATCAAGTCCAGCAACGTTCTCCTGGACGGCGACATGGAGGCGCACCTCGGCGACTTCGGCCTGGCCAAGGCCATCGCCGAGAACCGCAACGGCGGCAAGGAGTGCAGCGAGTCAGCCTCTCTCTTCGCCGGATCATACGGCTACATGGCACCAG AATGTGCTTACAGCCTCAAGGCGACGGAGAAGAGCGACGTCTACAGCACGGGCATCGTGCTCATGGAGCTCGTCACCGGGCTCCTGCCCACGGACAAGACCTTCGGCGGCGACGTGGACTTGGTGCGATGGGTGCAGTCCCGGGTTGACGCGCCGTCGCCGGCCAGGGACCAGGTGTTCGACCCTGCGCTCAAGCCGCTGGTGCCGCGCGAGGAGTCGTCCATGGCGGAGGTCCTCGAGGTGGCGCTCCGATGCACCAGGCCTGCGCCAGGGGAGAGGCCGACGGCGCGCCAGATCTCCGATCTGCTGCTCCACGTTACGCTCGACTACTACCGAGCCGGCGAGCAGAAGCGCTAG
- the LOC119363545 gene encoding uncharacterized protein LOC119363545 — protein sequence MPATPTIIGALLGLGTQMYSNALRKLPYMRHPWEHVLGMGLGVVFVNQLVKFDEKVKVDLDKMLERAKHANEQRYFDQDDD from the exons ATGCCGGCGACGCCGACCATCATCGGTGCCCTGCTGGGGCTGGGCACCCAGATGTACTCCAACGCCCTCCGGAAGCTCCCCTACATGCGCC ATCCCTGGGAGCATGTGCTGGGAATGGGTCTGGGTGTAGTGTTTGTAAACCAACTGGTGAAGTTTGATGAGAAGGTCAAGGTGGACCTTGATAAGATGCTTGAGCGTGCGAAACACGCCAATGAGCAGCGCTACTTTG ACCAAGACGACGATTAG